AGTACAAGATTACCAGCGAGGACTGGCGCAACCGGGAAAAGCGGGATGCCTATGTGCCGGCGGCGGATGAAATGTTCCTGCGCACCAGCACGTCCTATGCGCCATGGCACGTCATTGCCGCCGAAAACAAGAAGTATGCCCGCCTGGCCGTGTTGCGCTGTTACAGGGATGCCCTGCGGGCAGCTCTGGACAGGAGCGCGGAAAAGAAGCCGGCCGGCAGCAAGAAAAAACAGCGCAAGGGCAAGTAGGGCCGCACCGGGCAGCCTTACGGTGCGCAGCGCCGGGTAAGGAACGGATTGTCATTGCCCTGCAGGCGGGTAATGCGCCGGTTGCGCTCGCATTCCCAGCGGTCAGGGGGAAACAGCCTGTCCCAGGTCTGGAAGAGCTGCTCCTGCTGCCGGCTGAGGCGAAAGTGCGCATAGCTTGCCTGCATGTACAAGGCGGCACGGGCCACAATGCCCTTGGCCCTGTCCGGCGGTTCGGCATGGCGTCTGGCAATCTTCATGGCACAGAACGCAAAGGCCGGCGGCACACCCGGCAGCAGACGAAAGTCGAAGTTGGCGCGTGCGGCATTGATCAGCCCCAGTGCCGGAAAAAGATTGTGCATGTCCGCCTGCATGCGCCGGTATTCCCGGCTGACCTTCTGGGCGCAGGCCCTGCCCCGGAAGGGGCGGCCCTGCCTGTCCCGGCAGCGGGGGTGACCATGGCGCCATGCCGCGAAGTTGCGGCCAAAATGCTCCGCCGGAACGGCATGCTCCCACTCCACACGGGCGGCGCGGGGCAATGCCGCCGGCGGCCGGTACTGCACGGGAAGCGCTGCGATGCCGTTGTCCTGAAAGGGAATGCCGCAATAAAGGGTGCGGCGGTGATCCGCATAGACCGTATGGTGCAGCAGGCGTTTGGCCGTGGCCAGACTTTCGATGCGCTCATTGCCCGCTGCCGGACAGGTGGCGGGCAGGCACAGCGCCCACAGCAGCATGACCAACGGACAGAATACGCGACAGAAAATATATAAATACATATGAAATATTCTATTTATAAGCGCGTGTCCTGTCCAGTCGTCCGCCAGACAGGGCAGACAGGGCAGACAGCACGGCCGGGCGGGTACCACCAGCACGCCGTCATGCGGCAGGCGGTGGTGGCCGGCCCGGAAAGGAAGGAACGGCGTGTCCTGCCTGTCGCGTGAAATGCTGGAGGCGCTTTCCCTGCGCTGGGAGGCCTGGGAGGGCGAGGCCACCACACCGGGCCGGCGGGTGACGCGCGCCAGGCTCCATCTGGCCTTTCTGCTGGT
This DNA window, taken from uncultured Desulfovibrio sp., encodes the following:
- a CDS encoding endonuclease; amino-acid sequence: MYLYIFCRVFCPLVMLLWALCLPATCPAAGNERIESLATAKRLLHHTVYADHRRTLYCGIPFQDNGIAALPVQYRPPAALPRAARVEWEHAVPAEHFGRNFAAWRHGHPRCRDRQGRPFRGRACAQKVSREYRRMQADMHNLFPALGLINAARANFDFRLLPGVPPAFAFCAMKIARRHAEPPDRAKGIVARAALYMQASYAHFRLSRQQEQLFQTWDRLFPPDRWECERNRRITRLQGNDNPFLTRRCAP